One stretch of Streptomyces sp. A2-16 DNA includes these proteins:
- the larC gene encoding nickel pincer cofactor biosynthesis protein LarC: MICWINPFTGLAGDMLLAALIDAGAPLDRIRSAITATGLTGWELTAERVTDHGLSATRVHVHVTDPHTERHAAEVVDLASRATPEPVAALAVAAVTAVAEVEGRLHNADPAAVHLHELGGHDTLVDIVGTAAALHALGVTEVVSSPLPLGRGRIDAAHGVLPCPAPATLALLAGAEVTGTDLPGETVTPTGAALLRACATRYGPPPPMTLGPTGYGAGTRRLPDRANVTAVTLGEPARTGQEDVVVLETNLDDVTGEILGHTIARAMATGALDAWATPAVMKKGRPAQILHVLTTPEHERPLRDLVLAETGTLGVRRLTATRTTLPRRFETVDVDGHPVRIKHGPHRAKPEHEDLVAAAAQLGLPLRAVAARALRLRLSGEAGDHRPEEAGTDD; the protein is encoded by the coding sequence GTGATCTGCTGGATCAACCCCTTCACGGGCCTGGCCGGCGACATGCTGCTGGCCGCGCTCATCGACGCCGGAGCACCCCTGGACCGTATCCGGTCCGCGATCACCGCCACCGGCCTCACCGGCTGGGAACTCACCGCCGAACGCGTCACCGACCACGGCCTGTCCGCCACCCGCGTCCATGTGCACGTCACGGACCCCCACACCGAGCGACACGCGGCGGAGGTCGTCGACCTCGCCTCCCGCGCCACCCCCGAACCCGTCGCGGCCCTCGCGGTCGCCGCGGTGACGGCCGTGGCGGAGGTGGAGGGAAGGCTGCACAACGCCGACCCGGCCGCCGTCCATCTGCACGAACTGGGCGGCCACGACACCCTGGTCGACATCGTCGGCACCGCCGCGGCCCTGCACGCCCTCGGTGTCACCGAGGTCGTCAGCTCGCCGTTGCCCCTCGGCCGGGGCCGCATCGACGCGGCCCACGGCGTGCTGCCCTGCCCGGCCCCGGCGACACTCGCGCTGCTGGCCGGAGCCGAGGTCACCGGCACCGATCTGCCGGGGGAGACGGTGACCCCGACCGGCGCCGCGCTGCTGCGCGCCTGCGCGACCAGGTACGGCCCGCCCCCGCCCATGACCCTCGGGCCCACGGGATACGGCGCCGGAACGCGCCGGCTGCCCGACCGGGCCAACGTCACCGCCGTCACCCTCGGGGAACCGGCCCGCACCGGGCAGGAGGACGTCGTCGTCCTGGAGACCAACCTCGACGACGTCACCGGCGAGATCCTCGGCCACACCATCGCCCGCGCGATGGCGACGGGAGCGCTCGATGCCTGGGCCACCCCCGCCGTGATGAAGAAGGGCCGCCCCGCCCAGATCCTGCACGTGCTCACCACCCCCGAGCACGAACGGCCACTGCGCGACCTCGTCCTGGCCGAGACCGGCACCCTCGGCGTCCGCCGCCTCACCGCCACCCGCACCACGCTGCCGCGCCGCTTCGAGACCGTCGACGTCGACGGCCACCCGGTGCGGATCAAACACGGCCCCCACCGGGCCAAGCCCGAACACGAGGACCTCGTGGCCGCCGCGGCACAACTCGGCCTGCCCCTGCGCGCGGTGGCGGCCCGTGCGCTGCGACTGCGACTGAGCGGCGAGGCCGGCGACCACCGGCCCGAGGAGGCCGGGACCGATGACTGA
- the larB gene encoding nickel pincer cofactor biosynthesis protein LarB: MSEVLNLGFARVDLDREARQGLPEVVYGPGKTPEQITGIVTGLLAHNTGPVLVTRVGPETAEAVLTSVDGGAYDAEARLLLWRPAATGEFSVLVAAAGTSDRPVAAEAMAVASAVGLDTSAVHDVGVAGLDRVLQVRDQLRAADAVIVVAGMEGALASVVGGLVRAPVVAVPVSTGYGASLEGVTALLAMHASCAAGVSVVNIDSGFSAAMAVHRIAQTRIARTRGGTDDRGGAR; the protein is encoded by the coding sequence ATGAGCGAGGTGCTGAACCTGGGCTTCGCCCGCGTCGACCTGGACCGCGAGGCCCGCCAGGGGCTGCCCGAGGTCGTGTACGGGCCCGGCAAGACCCCGGAGCAGATCACCGGCATCGTCACCGGGCTCCTGGCGCACAACACCGGCCCGGTCCTCGTCACACGCGTCGGGCCGGAGACCGCCGAGGCCGTCCTGACGTCCGTGGACGGCGGAGCGTACGACGCCGAGGCCCGGCTGCTGCTGTGGCGCCCTGCCGCCACCGGGGAGTTCTCCGTCCTAGTCGCCGCGGCGGGTACGTCCGACCGGCCGGTCGCCGCCGAGGCCATGGCCGTGGCCTCGGCCGTCGGTCTGGACACCAGCGCCGTCCACGACGTCGGCGTGGCGGGGCTCGACCGGGTCCTGCAGGTCCGGGACCAACTCCGGGCCGCGGACGCGGTGATCGTCGTGGCCGGCATGGAAGGTGCCCTCGCCAGTGTCGTCGGCGGCCTGGTGCGGGCGCCGGTCGTCGCCGTCCCCGTCTCCACCGGCTACGGCGCCTCGCTGGAGGGCGTCACCGCGCTGCTCGCCATGCACGCCTCCTGTGCCGCCGGGGTGAGCGTGGTCAACATCGACTCCGGCTTCTCGGCCGCGATGGCGGTCCACCGCATCGCCCAGACGCGCATCGCCCGGACGCGCGGCGGCACCGACGACCGCGGGGGCGCCCGGTGA
- the larA gene encoding nickel-dependent lactate racemase, with the protein MKVRLAYGQSGLDIDVDPRAATVVEPVHHEAAADQSAVLRTALRAPVAGPPLRERVRPGQTVAISACDGTRPQPRHLMIPAVLDELDGIVRLEDVVILVATGTHRGNSEAELRAMFGDEVVDSVRIVNHDARDAGQLTWMGTYGKDVPVWLNREWVEADVRITTGFVEPHFFAGFSGGPKLVAPGLAALETVLVLHDAARIGDPRATWGVIHGNPVHDDVRAIAEATGVTFALDVVLNRDKDIVAAFGGDLPAMHAAATAAAKRMAMRPVPAPFDVVVTTNSGFPLDQNLYQAVKGMSAAYQVVRPGGTIVCAAECRDGFPDHGSYREVLASAASPRALFDDISARTETVPDQWQVQIQARIQSGSRVVVHTGFLSDADLATAHLEQTRDISATVADALAAAGPGARVCVLPEGPQTIPYIDGGRS; encoded by the coding sequence GTGAAAGTACGTCTCGCCTACGGGCAGTCGGGACTCGACATCGACGTGGACCCGAGGGCGGCGACCGTCGTCGAACCCGTCCACCACGAGGCCGCCGCGGACCAGTCGGCGGTACTCCGTACGGCCCTGCGCGCGCCGGTCGCCGGACCGCCGCTGCGGGAGCGGGTCAGGCCGGGGCAGACGGTGGCGATCTCGGCCTGTGACGGCACCCGCCCCCAGCCCCGCCACCTGATGATCCCGGCCGTCCTCGACGAACTCGACGGCATCGTCCGCCTGGAGGACGTCGTCATCCTCGTCGCCACCGGCACCCACCGGGGCAACAGCGAGGCCGAGCTGCGCGCGATGTTCGGCGACGAGGTCGTGGACAGCGTCCGGATCGTCAACCACGACGCCCGCGACGCCGGGCAACTGACCTGGATGGGCACCTACGGCAAGGACGTGCCGGTGTGGCTGAACCGGGAGTGGGTCGAGGCCGACGTCCGCATCACCACCGGCTTCGTCGAACCGCACTTCTTCGCCGGCTTCTCCGGCGGTCCCAAGCTCGTCGCCCCCGGCCTCGCGGCCCTGGAGACCGTCCTCGTCCTGCACGACGCCGCCCGCATCGGGGACCCGCGCGCCACCTGGGGCGTCATCCACGGCAACCCGGTCCACGACGACGTACGCGCCATCGCCGAGGCCACCGGCGTGACCTTCGCCCTGGACGTGGTGCTCAACCGGGACAAGGACATCGTGGCCGCGTTCGGCGGTGATCTGCCGGCGATGCACGCGGCCGCCACCGCCGCGGCCAAGCGCATGGCGATGCGCCCGGTCCCGGCGCCGTTCGACGTCGTCGTCACCACCAACTCCGGCTTTCCGCTGGACCAGAACCTCTATCAAGCCGTCAAGGGCATGTCCGCCGCCTACCAGGTGGTCCGCCCCGGCGGGACGATCGTCTGCGCCGCCGAGTGCCGCGACGGTTTCCCCGACCACGGCTCCTACCGCGAGGTCCTGGCCTCCGCCGCCTCGCCGCGGGCGCTGTTCGACGACATCAGCGCCCGCACCGAGACCGTGCCCGACCAGTGGCAGGTGCAGATCCAGGCACGTATCCAGTCCGGCAGCCGGGTGGTCGTGCACACCGGATTCCTCAGCGACGCCGATCTGGCCACCGCCCATCTGGAACAGACGCGGGACATCTCGGCCACCGTCGCCGACGCCCTGGCCGCGGCGGGTCCGGGGGCCAGGGTGTGCGTTCTGCCCGAAGGCCCGCAGACCATCCCGTACATCGACGGGGGGCGGTCATGA
- a CDS encoding amidohydrolase family protein, which yields MTGIDAHHHVWRLKDSPKDTPGPSPRPHDWLDTPAMEPVHRDFTLDDLAAETASTGIDRTILVQVLPDAEETAEFLTLAASSDLVAGVVGWADLTAEDVADSLDALRRGPGGELLVGIRHLVQAEADPAWLNRPDVRRGLGAVADANLVYDLLTVPHQLPAALATVRALPELTFVLDHVSKPPIASGELEPWAARVRELAAEPNVFCKLSGMVTEADCRTWTTDDLRPYADVVLDAFGPSRVMFGSDWPVCLLAASYRQVVRTTEELTSALSAAERAEVFGGTAARAYRLPLERLREEAP from the coding sequence ATGACCGGAATCGACGCCCACCACCACGTCTGGCGCCTGAAGGACTCGCCCAAGGACACGCCGGGCCCGAGCCCACGCCCGCACGACTGGCTCGACACCCCCGCCATGGAACCCGTACACCGCGACTTCACCCTGGACGACCTGGCGGCGGAGACGGCGTCCACCGGCATCGACCGCACGATCCTGGTCCAGGTGCTGCCCGATGCGGAGGAGACCGCGGAGTTCCTGACCCTGGCGGCCTCCTCGGACCTGGTCGCGGGCGTCGTCGGCTGGGCGGACCTCACCGCGGAGGACGTGGCCGACTCGTTGGACGCCCTGCGCAGGGGCCCCGGCGGTGAACTCCTCGTCGGCATACGGCATCTGGTGCAGGCGGAGGCGGACCCCGCCTGGCTGAACCGGCCGGACGTCCGGCGGGGTCTTGGCGCGGTGGCGGACGCGAACCTGGTCTACGACCTGCTCACCGTGCCGCACCAGCTGCCCGCGGCCCTCGCCACCGTACGGGCGCTGCCCGAGCTGACCTTCGTGCTGGACCACGTCTCCAAGCCGCCCATCGCCTCGGGAGAACTGGAACCCTGGGCCGCACGGGTCAGGGAACTGGCCGCCGAGCCGAACGTGTTCTGCAAGCTGTCCGGGATGGTCACCGAGGCCGACTGCCGGACCTGGACCACGGACGACCTGCGCCCCTACGCCGACGTCGTGCTCGACGCCTTCGGTCCGTCCCGGGTCATGTTCGGCTCCGACTGGCCCGTGTGCCTGCTGGCCGCCTCCTACCGGCAGGTCGTCCGCACCACCGAGGAACTGACGTCCGCGCTGAGCGCCGCCGAACGCGCCGAGGTCTTCGGCGGCACGGCGGCCCGCGCCTACCGACTCCCCCTGGAAAGACTGCGTGAGGAAGCCCCGTGA
- a CDS encoding aldo/keto reductase: MTSPDLDRSTGADLPRCLEQVPLGRSDVTVGRLGLGTAPLAGLFSAVGAEQAAATLDAAWSAGIRYFDTAPHYGAGLAERRLGGFLTGSGRPRTEYTVSTKVGRLLVPGDSAPGDEAFHVDEGLVRVRDYSPAGVYRSLAESLERSGLDAFDTVLIHDPDDHWEEAVRGAYPALARLRAEGAVRAIGAGMNQTAMLTRLVRETDLDCVLVAGRYSLLDRGAADDLLPLCAEREVGVLVGGVFNSGILADPAPGATYDYAPATEAVLRRAQALDERCAAHGVPLAAAALQFPYRHPAVTSVVIGARSPREVSENVAHATREIPQELWDELDALGTEG, translated from the coding sequence ATGACCTCCCCCGACCTCGACCGGAGCACCGGGGCGGACCTGCCCCGGTGCCTCGAACAGGTCCCGCTCGGCCGCTCGGACGTCACCGTCGGCCGCCTGGGTCTCGGCACCGCTCCGCTGGCCGGCCTGTTCTCGGCGGTCGGCGCCGAGCAGGCCGCCGCCACGCTCGACGCGGCCTGGTCCGCCGGCATCCGCTACTTCGACACCGCCCCGCACTACGGCGCCGGACTCGCGGAGCGGCGGCTGGGCGGCTTCCTCACCGGATCCGGACGCCCGCGCACGGAGTACACCGTCTCCACCAAGGTCGGCCGTCTGCTCGTGCCGGGCGACTCGGCCCCGGGCGACGAGGCCTTCCACGTCGACGAGGGGCTGGTGCGGGTCCGCGACTACAGCCCGGCCGGCGTGTACCGCTCGCTGGCCGAGAGCCTGGAGCGCTCGGGACTCGACGCCTTCGACACCGTGCTCATCCACGATCCCGACGACCACTGGGAGGAAGCGGTCCGCGGGGCCTACCCCGCCCTCGCCCGGCTGCGTGCCGAAGGAGCCGTACGGGCGATCGGCGCCGGGATGAACCAGACCGCGATGCTCACCCGCCTGGTCCGCGAGACCGACCTCGACTGCGTGCTCGTCGCGGGCCGCTACTCCCTGCTGGACCGCGGCGCCGCCGACGATCTGCTGCCCCTGTGCGCCGAGCGCGAGGTGGGCGTCCTGGTCGGCGGTGTCTTCAACAGCGGCATCCTCGCCGACCCCGCGCCCGGCGCCACCTACGACTACGCCCCGGCGACCGAGGCCGTGCTCCGACGCGCCCAGGCCCTCGACGAGCGGTGCGCCGCACACGGCGTACCGCTGGCCGCCGCCGCGCTGCAGTTCCCGTACCGCCATCCCGCGGTCACCTCGGTGGTGATCGGCGCGCGCAGCCCGCGAGAGGTCAGCGAGAACGTGGCCCACGCCACCAGGGAGATCCCGCAGGAGCTGTGGGACGAACTCGACGCCCTCGGAACGGAGGGGTGA
- a CDS encoding fumarylacetoacetate hydrolase family protein: MRLLRVGPPGLERPVVLDADGGAHDLTPLTDDIHGAFLADGGIDRVRTALGDGLLPPIEIAGQRIGAPVARPGKVVCIGLNYVDHAAETDTPPPAEPVVFMKAADTVVGPDDTVLIPRTSLKTDYEIELAIVIGRTARYLDSEDEADEVIAGYAVADDVSERAFQHERGGQWDKGKSCETFNPLGPWLVTPDEVGDPQDLAMRLWVNGEQRQDGHTKNMIFGVRHVVWYLSQFMVLEPGDVINTGTPAGVAFGANDFPYLREGDVVEVEIDRLGRQRHVLGQA; this comes from the coding sequence ATGAGACTGCTGCGTGTAGGCCCGCCGGGCCTGGAGCGCCCCGTCGTGCTCGACGCCGACGGCGGCGCCCACGACCTGACCCCGCTCACCGACGACATCCACGGCGCCTTCCTCGCGGACGGAGGCATCGACCGAGTCCGGACCGCCCTCGGCGACGGGCTCCTGCCCCCGATCGAGATCGCCGGACAGCGGATCGGCGCACCCGTCGCCCGCCCCGGCAAGGTCGTGTGCATCGGCCTCAACTACGTCGACCACGCCGCCGAGACCGACACCCCGCCCCCGGCGGAACCGGTGGTCTTCATGAAGGCGGCCGACACGGTGGTCGGCCCCGACGACACCGTGCTGATACCGCGCACCAGCCTCAAGACGGACTACGAGATCGAACTCGCGATCGTCATCGGCCGCACCGCACGCTATCTGGACTCCGAGGACGAGGCCGACGAGGTCATCGCCGGTTACGCCGTCGCCGACGACGTCAGCGAGCGCGCCTTCCAGCACGAGCGGGGCGGACAGTGGGACAAGGGCAAGTCCTGCGAGACCTTCAACCCGCTCGGCCCCTGGCTGGTCACCCCCGACGAGGTGGGGGACCCGCAGGACCTCGCGATGCGGCTGTGGGTCAACGGCGAGCAGCGCCAGGACGGCCACACCAAGAACATGATCTTCGGCGTACGGCACGTCGTGTGGTACCTGAGCCAGTTCATGGTGCTGGAGCCCGGTGACGTCATCAACACGGGCACCCCGGCAGGCGTCGCCTTCGGCGCCAACGACTTCCCCTACCTGCGCGAAGGTGACGTCGTCGAGGTGGAGATCGACCGGCTCGGCCGCCAGCGCCACGTCCTCGGACAGGCCTGA
- a CDS encoding FCD domain-containing protein — protein MSLTDKAIDRIRELIQSGELAPGAKLSPEPQLAAELGLSRNLTREAVKALVVSRVLEIRRGDGTYVTSLEPELLLSGVGSAVELLRGDTLLELTEVRRLFEPVATALAATRISDAALAEVERHLDAMRAAREDVERLNEHDAAFHRTVIAATGNATLSALLEGISSRTVRARIWRGLVDDNAAARTVAEHEAIYQALADRDAALAQAAALMHVTTTEHWLRAHWEREDGRSPLDLAAADARTPP, from the coding sequence ATGTCACTGACCGACAAGGCCATCGACCGCATCAGAGAGCTCATCCAGTCCGGTGAGCTGGCGCCGGGCGCCAAGCTGTCGCCCGAGCCGCAGCTCGCCGCGGAACTCGGACTGTCACGCAACCTGACGCGGGAGGCGGTGAAGGCCCTGGTCGTCTCCCGGGTGCTGGAGATCCGGCGCGGTGACGGCACCTATGTGACCAGCCTGGAGCCGGAGCTGCTGCTCAGCGGGGTCGGATCCGCTGTGGAGCTGCTGCGCGGCGACACCCTGCTGGAGCTCACCGAGGTGCGCCGGCTGTTCGAACCGGTCGCCACCGCGCTGGCCGCGACCCGGATCTCGGACGCCGCACTCGCCGAGGTGGAGCGCCACCTCGACGCGATGCGCGCCGCCCGCGAGGACGTGGAACGGCTCAACGAGCACGACGCCGCGTTCCACCGCACGGTGATCGCGGCCACCGGGAACGCCACGCTCTCCGCGCTGCTGGAGGGCATCTCCAGCCGGACCGTGCGTGCGCGGATCTGGCGCGGTCTGGTCGACGACAACGCCGCCGCGCGCACCGTCGCCGAGCACGAGGCCATCTACCAGGCCCTGGCCGACCGGGACGCGGCCCTCGCACAGGCCGCGGCCCTCATGCACGTCACCACGACGGAGCACTGGCTGCGGGCCCACTGGGAGCGGGAGGACGGTCGTAGCCCGCTCGACCTCGCCGCGGCGGATGCTCGGACGCCGCCGTAA
- a CDS encoding L-fuconate dehydratase, with the protein MTELISSVEAVDVRFPTSLHLDGSDAMNPEPDYSAAYVTVRTSGGDEGHGLAFTVGRGNDVEVAAVRALAPLVVGLSVEEVLGDLGAFSRRLTGDSQLRWLGPEKGAIHMAAAAIVNAVWDLYGRRTGKPVWRLLSELSPEQLVDLVDFRYLEDALTREEALDILRRAEPGRAERTAHLLASGYPAYTTTPGWLGYDDEKLVRLSKEAVADGFSQIKLKVGADREADVRRLRLAREAVGPDIRIAVDANQAWGVRQAIDWMRSLAPYDPYWIEEPTSPDDILGHAAVRQALAPIKVATGEHTHNQVMFKQLLQAGALDILQMDASRTAGVTENVAILLLAAKFGVPVCPHAGGVGLCEMVQHLAMFDYVAVSGTTEDRVIEYVDHLHEHFTDPVRIRDGRYLAPTAPGISAEIHPASVAAHRYPDGPVWQEATAP; encoded by the coding sequence ATGACTGAACTCATCAGCTCCGTCGAAGCGGTGGACGTCAGGTTCCCGACCTCGCTCCACCTCGACGGCTCCGACGCCATGAACCCCGAACCCGACTACTCGGCCGCCTATGTGACGGTCCGTACGAGCGGCGGCGACGAGGGACACGGGCTCGCCTTCACGGTGGGACGCGGCAACGATGTGGAGGTCGCCGCCGTACGCGCGCTGGCCCCGCTGGTGGTCGGCCTGTCGGTGGAGGAGGTCCTGGGCGACCTCGGCGCCTTCTCCCGTCGGTTGACCGGCGACAGTCAACTGCGCTGGCTGGGTCCGGAGAAGGGTGCCATCCACATGGCGGCCGCGGCGATCGTCAACGCCGTGTGGGACCTGTACGGCCGCCGCACCGGGAAGCCGGTCTGGCGTCTGCTGTCCGAGCTGTCCCCGGAGCAGCTGGTCGACCTGGTCGACTTCCGCTACCTGGAGGACGCGCTGACCCGCGAGGAGGCGCTGGACATCCTGCGCCGCGCCGAGCCGGGCCGCGCGGAACGCACCGCGCACCTGCTGGCGTCCGGTTACCCGGCCTACACGACGACGCCCGGCTGGCTCGGCTACGACGACGAGAAGCTGGTGCGGCTGTCGAAGGAGGCGGTCGCCGACGGCTTCTCCCAGATCAAGCTGAAGGTCGGCGCCGACCGGGAGGCCGACGTCCGCCGGCTGCGACTGGCCCGCGAGGCGGTCGGCCCGGACATCCGGATCGCCGTCGACGCCAACCAGGCCTGGGGGGTCCGGCAGGCCATCGACTGGATGCGCTCCCTCGCCCCTTACGACCCGTACTGGATCGAGGAGCCCACCTCCCCCGACGACATCCTCGGCCATGCCGCCGTCCGACAGGCGCTGGCACCGATCAAGGTCGCCACCGGTGAACACACCCACAACCAGGTGATGTTCAAGCAGCTCCTGCAGGCCGGGGCGCTCGACATCCTCCAGATGGACGCCAGCCGTACCGCCGGCGTCACCGAGAACGTCGCCATCCTGCTGCTGGCCGCCAAGTTCGGCGTCCCGGTCTGCCCGCACGCCGGCGGTGTTGGCCTGTGCGAGATGGTGCAGCACCTGGCGATGTTCGACTACGTGGCCGTCAGCGGCACCACCGAGGACCGCGTGATCGAGTACGTCGACCATCTGCACGAGCACTTCACCGACCCCGTCCGCATCCGCGACGGCCGCTATCTCGCCCCGACCGCACCCGGCATCAGCGCCGAGATCCACCCCGCATCCGTCGCCGCCCACCGCTACCCGGACGGCCCCGTCTGGCAGGAGGCGACCGCCCCGTGA
- a CDS encoding SDR family oxidoreductase, producing MSGSELTGLTAVVTGGASGIGLATARLLAERGARVACLDLKPDDVPEPLLGIRADVTDDSEVRSAVDEAARLLGGIDILVNNAGIGAQGTIEDNSDDEWHRVFDVNVLGIVRVTRAALPHLRRSGSAAVVNTCSIAATAGLPERALYSATKGAVLALTRASAADLVREGIRVNCVNPGTVDTPWVGRLLERAADAEAERAALNARQPIGRLVTAEEVAAAIAHLASPLAASTTGTDLAVDGGMQGLRIRPRS from the coding sequence GTGAGCGGATCCGAACTGACCGGGCTGACGGCGGTCGTCACCGGCGGCGCCTCCGGCATCGGCCTGGCCACCGCCCGGCTGCTCGCCGAACGGGGGGCCCGGGTCGCCTGCCTCGACCTCAAGCCCGACGACGTGCCCGAGCCGCTCCTCGGCATCCGGGCCGACGTGACGGACGACAGCGAGGTGCGCTCGGCCGTCGACGAGGCCGCGAGACTCCTCGGCGGCATCGACATCCTGGTCAACAACGCCGGTATCGGCGCCCAGGGCACCATCGAGGACAACTCCGACGACGAGTGGCACCGCGTGTTCGACGTCAATGTCCTCGGAATCGTCCGCGTGACCCGCGCCGCGCTCCCCCATCTCCGTCGCTCCGGCAGCGCCGCCGTCGTCAACACCTGCTCCATCGCGGCGACCGCGGGTCTGCCCGAGCGCGCGCTGTACTCCGCGACCAAGGGCGCCGTCCTCGCTCTCACCCGGGCGAGCGCCGCCGACCTGGTGCGCGAGGGCATCCGCGTCAACTGCGTCAACCCCGGCACGGTCGACACCCCGTGGGTCGGCCGGCTCCTTGAGCGCGCCGCCGACGCGGAGGCCGAACGCGCCGCCCTCAACGCCCGCCAGCCCATCGGCCGTCTGGTCACCGCTGAGGAGGTGGCCGCGGCCATCGCCCACCTCGCGAGCCCGCTCGCCGCCTCCACCACCGGCACCGATCTGGCCGTCGACGGCGGCATGCAAGGACTGCGGATCCGCCCACGGAGCTGA
- a CDS encoding sugar ABC transporter substrate-binding protein: MTLRHTRYACFGALAVLTVSALTACQSSSTSAGSSGGKPVVGVDYPRSDTDFWNSYIKYTPQYGKELGLDLKTTNSQNDVAKLTANAQTFISQGVKGVAMAPQDTAAIAPTLAQMEAKKIPVVTVDTRPDTGKVYMVVRADNRAYGEKACQFLGTKLGGKGKVVMLQGDLSSINGRDRTEAFNDCMKKNYPGIKVFGEATNWDGAVAAQKLQTDLTAHPDIKGVYMQSSFALSGTLQVLKQKGLLVGPKDKKHVFIVSNDGIPEELKDIGAGQIDATVSQPADLYAKYALYYLKAAIDGKTFKPGSTDHDSTIIQVRDGVLEDQLSAPLVTADGGTYGGVTSLKSDDKSLWGNNLG; the protein is encoded by the coding sequence ATGACGCTCAGACACACCCGGTACGCCTGTTTCGGTGCACTCGCCGTCCTCACCGTCTCCGCCCTCACCGCCTGCCAGAGCTCCAGCACGTCGGCCGGTTCGAGCGGCGGCAAGCCGGTGGTGGGTGTCGACTACCCGCGCTCCGACACCGACTTCTGGAACTCGTACATCAAGTACACGCCCCAGTACGGCAAGGAGCTGGGCCTGGACCTGAAGACGACCAACTCGCAGAACGACGTCGCCAAGCTGACCGCCAACGCGCAGACCTTCATCAGCCAGGGCGTCAAGGGCGTGGCGATGGCCCCGCAGGACACCGCGGCCATCGCGCCCACCCTGGCCCAGATGGAGGCGAAGAAGATCCCGGTCGTCACCGTGGACACCCGCCCCGACACCGGCAAGGTCTACATGGTGGTACGGGCCGACAACCGCGCGTACGGCGAGAAGGCCTGCCAGTTCCTCGGCACCAAGCTCGGCGGCAAGGGCAAGGTCGTCATGCTCCAGGGCGACCTCTCCTCCATCAACGGCCGTGACCGCACCGAGGCGTTCAACGACTGCATGAAGAAGAACTACCCCGGCATCAAGGTCTTCGGCGAGGCCACCAACTGGGACGGGGCCGTCGCCGCGCAGAAGCTCCAGACGGACCTGACCGCCCACCCGGACATCAAGGGCGTCTACATGCAGTCCAGCTTCGCGCTGTCCGGCACGCTCCAGGTGCTCAAGCAGAAGGGCCTGCTGGTCGGCCCTAAGGACAAGAAGCACGTCTTCATCGTGTCCAACGACGGCATCCCCGAGGAGCTCAAGGACATCGGCGCCGGCCAGATCGACGCCACCGTCTCCCAGCCGGCCGACCTGTACGCCAAGTACGCCCTCTACTACCTGAAGGCCGCGATCGACGGCAAGACCTTCAAGCCCGGCAGCACCGACCACGACAGCACCATCATCCAGGTCCGCGACGGAGTGCTCGAGGACCAGCTGTCCGCACCGCTCGTCACCGCCGACGGCGGCACCTACGGCGGCGTCACCAGCCTCAAGAGCGACGACAAGTCCCTCTGGGGCAACAACCTCGGCTGA